The Thermoflavifilum sp. genome contains a region encoding:
- a CDS encoding Rrf2 family transcriptional regulator: MLSKKTKYALKAMTVLARNHGKGPMLISTISEQENIPKKFLENILLELKNAGMLASKKGAGGGYYLLKPPDTIMLSDIIRLMGGPIALVPCVSLNFYEPCEECKDELTCGIRQVALRVRDASLEILAKTSIKDLAEKEDSLIAMHKKTRTKASTK, translated from the coding sequence ATGCTCTCCAAAAAAACCAAATATGCCCTCAAAGCCATGACTGTCCTGGCCAGGAATCATGGTAAAGGGCCCATGTTAATCAGCACCATATCTGAACAGGAGAATATTCCCAAAAAATTTCTGGAAAATATCTTGCTGGAATTGAAAAATGCTGGCATGCTGGCCAGTAAAAAGGGCGCAGGCGGGGGTTATTATTTACTTAAACCGCCCGACACCATTATGCTTTCAGATATCATCCGCCTGATGGGTGGCCCCATTGCACTGGTGCCCTGTGTGAGCCTTAATTTCTACGAACCCTGTGAAGAATGTAAGGATGAGCTCACCTGTGGCATCCGTCAGGTTGCCCTGCGTGTACGGGATGCCTCCCTCGAAATATTAGCCAAAACGAGTATCAAGGATCTCGCCGAAAAAGAAGATAGCCTCATCGCGATGCATAAAAAAACACGAACTAAAGCCTCCACTAAATAA
- a CDS encoding nitrite reductase: protein MKSFRTELENPVVEQEIIELERKIRQYLTGEMHPDRFKSLRLARGIYGQRQKGVQMIRIKLPQGRLTTAQLKRIADISDEYATGNLHLTTRQDIQLHFVSLERTPELWTKLALDDLTIREACGNTVRNITGSHLAGIDPNEPFDVTPYADATFRYFLRNPVCQDLARKFKIGFSSSEHDEAFAYIHDVGLIPRIQEHEGRLVKGFKVVVGGGLGAQPFTAKLAFEFLPAEELIPYIEAILRVFDRYGERTNRHKARMKYLIEKLGMEKFTELVQAEYKGLKAFHVPIEFREFAEQLPEHIHIPDYTISNPDKFEAWLITNVIPQKQLGYRGVYLKITNGNIASATARRLADLVKSIAADQMRVTNNQGILIRFVPEQALGYLFTRLDELGLAEPGFDSTADVTSCPGTDTCNLGISNSTGIARMLEQVILQEYPQLIYNKDIKIKISGCMNSCGQHGIATIGFHGASLKAGGKVLPALQLLLGGGPTGHGEGRLAEKIIKIPSKRAPQALRWILNDYLKNAQPEEKFNAYFDRQGKNYFYTLLKPLADLTQLQPDDFIDWGHTEAYSTAVGVGECASVVVDLVYVLLNEAGEKLEQAASWLQEANYADAIYQAYTASIYVAKALLLDKEVNCNTHIGIIHDFDQHFSAADFDVQPTFAAYVLQINQHEPTADFAQQYVNQAFRFYQKARIYEQQRSKQAADAAVEPIQS, encoded by the coding sequence ATGAAAAGTTTTCGTACGGAGCTGGAAAATCCTGTCGTAGAGCAGGAAATCATCGAACTGGAAAGAAAAATCCGGCAATACCTTACCGGTGAAATGCATCCCGACCGTTTTAAAAGCCTTCGTCTGGCAAGGGGTATTTACGGCCAACGCCAGAAGGGTGTACAGATGATTCGCATCAAATTACCGCAAGGACGATTGACCACAGCCCAGCTCAAACGGATCGCCGATATCTCCGACGAATATGCCACAGGAAACCTGCACCTGACCACCCGTCAGGATATCCAGCTGCATTTCGTGAGCCTGGAACGCACGCCGGAACTCTGGACTAAACTGGCGCTGGACGATCTCACCATCCGCGAAGCCTGCGGCAACACAGTGCGCAACATCACGGGCTCGCATCTGGCGGGTATTGACCCGAATGAGCCTTTTGATGTTACCCCTTATGCGGATGCCACTTTCCGCTATTTTCTCCGTAATCCTGTATGCCAGGACCTGGCCCGAAAATTTAAAATCGGATTTTCGAGTAGTGAACACGACGAGGCTTTTGCCTATATCCATGATGTGGGCCTGATTCCCCGCATCCAGGAACATGAAGGGCGGCTTGTCAAAGGCTTTAAAGTGGTAGTGGGTGGCGGATTGGGCGCTCAACCGTTTACCGCCAAACTGGCTTTTGAGTTTTTACCGGCCGAAGAGCTGATTCCCTATATCGAAGCTATTCTCCGCGTATTCGATCGCTATGGCGAACGAACCAATCGCCACAAGGCCCGGATGAAATACCTGATCGAAAAACTGGGCATGGAAAAATTCACCGAACTCGTACAGGCTGAATACAAAGGACTGAAAGCTTTTCACGTACCCATCGAGTTTCGGGAATTTGCAGAACAACTTCCTGAACATATCCATATCCCCGATTATACCATCTCGAATCCTGATAAATTTGAAGCCTGGCTCATCACCAATGTGATCCCGCAAAAACAGCTGGGCTACCGGGGTGTGTATTTGAAAATCACCAATGGAAATATTGCTTCAGCAACTGCCCGCCGGCTTGCCGATCTGGTGAAATCCATCGCCGCCGACCAGATGCGGGTAACCAACAATCAGGGCATCCTGATCCGCTTTGTACCCGAACAGGCGCTGGGATATTTGTTTACCCGATTAGACGAACTCGGCTTAGCCGAACCCGGTTTCGATTCCACAGCCGATGTCACTTCCTGCCCGGGTACCGACACCTGCAATCTGGGTATCTCCAATAGCACCGGCATCGCTCGTATGCTGGAACAGGTGATTTTACAGGAATATCCACAGCTGATTTACAACAAAGACATCAAAATCAAAATCAGTGGTTGCATGAACTCATGCGGGCAGCATGGCATCGCCACCATAGGCTTCCATGGCGCCTCCCTGAAGGCGGGTGGTAAGGTGTTACCCGCATTGCAGCTGCTGCTGGGCGGCGGCCCCACCGGCCATGGCGAAGGACGACTCGCCGAAAAAATCATCAAAATACCCAGCAAAAGAGCGCCTCAGGCCCTGCGATGGATCCTGAATGATTACCTGAAAAATGCGCAGCCTGAAGAAAAATTCAATGCCTATTTTGATCGACAGGGTAAAAATTATTTTTATACGCTATTAAAACCCCTGGCCGATCTAACTCAGTTGCAGCCTGATGATTTCATTGACTGGGGACATACCGAAGCATACTCAACCGCTGTGGGTGTAGGCGAATGTGCCAGTGTAGTGGTAGATCTGGTCTATGTGTTGCTCAATGAGGCTGGCGAGAAGCTGGAACAGGCCGCAAGCTGGCTACAGGAAGCTAATTATGCCGATGCCATTTACCAGGCCTATACCGCCTCGATTTATGTGGCTAAGGCTCTGCTGCTGGATAAAGAAGTGAATTGCAACACCCATATCGGCATTATCCATGATTTCGATCAACATTTTTCAGCAGCCGATTTTGATGTGCAGCCCACATTTGCTGCATATGTGTTGCAGATCAATCAGCATGAGCCTACGGCCGACTTCGCACAGCAATATGTAAATCAGGCATTCCGTTTTTATCAAAAAGCCCGGATATACGAACAACAACGAAGCAAGCAGGCTGCAGATGCTGCTGTTGAACCCATTCAATCCTGA
- the cobA gene encoding uroporphyrinogen-III C-methyltransferase: MPIPKLTLIGAGPGDPDLITLKGIKALQSAQVILYDALVDTRLLEYASADALKIFVGKRKGYKAYAQEEIHELILHYATHFGHVARLKGGDPFLFGRGYEELYFARQHGIEVEVIPGVSSAIAVPELQHIPVTLRGVSESCWITTGTLADGQLSNDLQLAAHSSATLVVLMGVHKLPEIVALYQHLKKADTPIAIIQNGSLPDEKIVVGTMHDILEKALAADVQPPAVLVIGEVVRTHPLFALPKNAAVTLPSYAQ; this comes from the coding sequence ATGCCGATTCCAAAACTCACGCTGATTGGTGCCGGGCCGGGTGATCCGGATTTAATCACCCTGAAGGGTATTAAAGCCCTTCAGTCGGCCCAGGTGATTTTATATGACGCCCTGGTAGATACTCGTTTGCTGGAATACGCCTCGGCCGATGCCCTGAAAATATTTGTCGGCAAACGCAAAGGCTATAAGGCTTATGCTCAGGAAGAAATTCATGAGCTTATTCTACATTATGCCACGCATTTCGGCCATGTGGCGCGGCTCAAAGGGGGTGATCCTTTCCTATTCGGCCGGGGATACGAAGAGCTCTATTTCGCCCGGCAACACGGCATCGAGGTGGAAGTCATACCGGGCGTATCCAGTGCGATTGCCGTGCCCGAATTGCAACATATCCCCGTAACCCTGCGCGGTGTCAGCGAAAGTTGCTGGATTACCACCGGCACACTCGCCGACGGCCAGCTGTCGAACGACCTGCAACTGGCCGCACATTCCAGCGCAACCCTCGTGGTGCTGATGGGCGTACATAAACTGCCGGAAATCGTGGCGCTGTACCAGCACCTGAAAAAAGCAGATACGCCCATCGCCATCATCCAGAACGGCTCCCTGCCCGATGAAAAAATCGTCGTGGGCACCATGCACGATATTCTGGAGAAAGCCCTGGCAGCCGATGTTCAGCCGCCGGCCGTGCTGGTGATCGGAGAAGTCGTGCGCACACATCCACTGTTTGCCTTACCGAAAAATGCCGCCGTGACCCTTCCGTCGTATGCTCAGTGA
- a CDS encoding TSUP family transporter — translation MLSETHISPAATVSPGQRNGENRLFPVFLKAESLRFLIVGGGKVGLEKLGALLANAPRAQVKLVAPHILPEIYAYANASHRLTLIERAFETHDLDDIDILILATEDHRLNQQIHALAKARGILTNVADTPELCDFYLSSIVQKGQLKIAISTNGLSPTIAKRLREWFTEVIPDNIDSLLYRLHAIRDQLKGDFAFKVQQLNALTAVFTPPYPSADGQKKAAQIAPHAQQSPKSQLKITGIYRWIALLAALGLMGAGYGLISRLLAMPWHDWLAQLPDLLGKNFIWFLVGGFLAKYIDGTLGLGYGTIGTTYLLSFGIPPAQISKTIHISEIFTSGLSGWMHWHYRNVNKKLFRALVWPGLIGGIGGAILITHLQHGSLHIVRPLIALYTFFLGANILLKGLRFRRKRQRKMKRVGLLGMIGGFLDAVAGGGWGTLVTSTLIASGRNPKYVVGSVNLARFYVALAGSATFLVLLGLSQWQVLLGLLIGGALASPLAARTTRSLPTRQLLVILGILVMLLSVWIMYKTWWIH, via the coding sequence ATGCTCAGTGAAACCCACATATCGCCAGCAGCAACGGTTTCACCCGGACAAAGAAACGGGGAAAACAGGCTTTTTCCGGTTTTCTTAAAAGCCGAATCGCTCCGGTTCTTGATTGTCGGGGGCGGCAAGGTGGGATTAGAAAAACTTGGTGCGCTACTCGCTAATGCGCCTCGCGCTCAGGTGAAACTGGTGGCCCCCCATATCTTGCCTGAAATCTATGCGTATGCAAATGCCAGCCATCGCCTGACGCTGATTGAAAGAGCGTTTGAAACCCATGATCTGGATGATATCGATATCCTCATCCTGGCTACGGAAGATCATCGACTGAATCAACAAATCCATGCACTGGCAAAAGCAAGGGGCATACTCACCAATGTGGCCGACACACCCGAGTTGTGCGATTTTTATTTGAGTTCCATCGTACAAAAAGGTCAGTTAAAAATTGCTATCTCCACCAACGGCCTCTCTCCCACCATTGCCAAGCGCTTGCGGGAATGGTTTACCGAGGTCATACCCGATAATATCGATTCTCTTTTATATCGACTCCATGCGATCCGGGACCAGCTTAAGGGCGATTTTGCCTTTAAAGTTCAGCAACTCAATGCCCTGACGGCGGTATTCACGCCCCCATATCCGTCTGCCGATGGTCAGAAAAAAGCTGCACAGATCGCCCCGCATGCACAACAATCACCGAAAAGCCAGTTGAAGATCACCGGCATATACCGATGGATCGCCCTTCTTGCTGCGCTGGGACTGATGGGCGCTGGATATGGATTGATATCCCGATTGCTGGCTATGCCCTGGCACGACTGGCTGGCTCAGCTGCCCGACCTGCTGGGGAAAAATTTTATCTGGTTCCTGGTGGGCGGCTTTCTGGCGAAATACATCGACGGCACGCTGGGACTGGGTTATGGTACCATCGGCACCACCTACTTGCTATCATTTGGCATTCCTCCCGCGCAGATCAGCAAAACGATTCACATCTCAGAAATCTTCACCAGCGGCCTTTCCGGATGGATGCACTGGCATTATCGCAACGTAAACAAAAAACTTTTCCGGGCACTGGTATGGCCCGGATTGATAGGTGGCATTGGCGGGGCCATACTGATTACGCATTTGCAACATGGTTCCCTGCATATCGTCAGACCCCTGATCGCCCTGTATACCTTTTTTCTTGGGGCGAATATCTTGTTGAAAGGACTTCGTTTTCGCCGCAAGCGACAACGGAAAATGAAACGCGTGGGATTGCTGGGGATGATTGGAGGATTCCTGGATGCTGTCGCCGGAGGCGGTTGGGGTACACTGGTTACTTCTACGCTGATTGCCAGCGGCCGAAATCCGAAATATGTGGTGGGCAGTGTAAATCTGGCTCGTTTTTATGTGGCACTGGCCGGGTCAGCAACTTTCCTGGTGTTGCTTGGACTTTCTCAATGGCAGGTATTGCTTGGACTGTTGATAGGCGGTGCGCTGGCATCACCGCTGGCCGCACGCACCACCCGCAGCCTGCCTACCCGTCAACTGCTGGTGATCTTAGGCATACTGGTGATGTTGCTGAGTGTGTGGATCATGTACAAAACCTGGTGGATACATTAA
- a CDS encoding phosphoadenylyl-sulfate reductase: protein MNRSWTVERLEQLQQSFADPHDAEAILQALPAWFPEQTLCFSSSLGWEDQVITDMIWKQQLPIAIFTLDTGRLFPETYSLMERLFEHYGKRIRVYFPEAADVEQLVNEKGPNCFYESVENRKLCCYIRKVKPLARALQGMQCWITGIRAEQSPERSHLPQVEWDETHQVVKVHPLLHWTLDEVKAYIREHHVPYNPLHDKGFVSIGCAPCTRAIRPGEDYRAGRWWWEDQTKKECGLHIAPTASA from the coding sequence ATGAACAGATCGTGGACCGTTGAACGACTGGAACAATTGCAGCAATCATTCGCTGATCCGCATGATGCGGAAGCTATTCTGCAAGCATTGCCTGCCTGGTTTCCCGAACAAACCCTCTGTTTTTCCAGCAGCCTGGGCTGGGAAGATCAGGTGATTACCGATATGATCTGGAAACAGCAGCTGCCCATAGCCATCTTCACCCTCGACACGGGCAGGCTTTTCCCGGAAACCTACTCGCTGATGGAACGCCTGTTTGAACACTACGGCAAGCGCATCCGCGTGTATTTCCCCGAGGCAGCCGATGTAGAGCAACTGGTGAATGAAAAAGGACCCAACTGTTTTTACGAATCGGTGGAAAACCGGAAGCTGTGTTGTTATATCCGCAAAGTAAAACCTCTCGCACGCGCCTTGCAGGGCATGCAGTGCTGGATCACCGGCATCCGTGCCGAACAATCGCCCGAACGCAGTCATCTGCCACAGGTGGAATGGGATGAAACCCATCAGGTGGTTAAAGTTCATCCGCTGCTACACTGGACGCTGGATGAGGTAAAAGCGTATATCCGTGAGCATCATGTGCCTTACAACCCCCTGCATGATAAAGGATTTGTGAGCATTGGCTGCGCGCCCTGCACACGCGCCATCCGCCCCGGAGAAGATTACCGGGCCGGACGATGGTGGTGGGAAGATCAGACCAAAAAAGAATGTGGCTTGCATATCGCGCCCACGGCTTCGGCATAA
- the cysD gene encoding sulfate adenylyltransferase subunit CysD: MSKVKYDFDYLDYLESEAIHILREVAGQFERPALLFSGGKDSITLVHLALKAFRPGKFPFPLVHIDTGHNFPEVLQFRDALVNRIEERLIVRKVEDTIQQKNLEPPKGKLASRNFLQAYTLLDTIEEFEFDACIGGARRDEEKARAKERIFSVRNEFGEWDPRLQRPELWNIYNGKIHKGENVRVFPISNWTELDVWHYILRENIQLPAIYYAHTRKCLVYEGQLVAVSPHIQIDPDDVIVEKSVRFRTVGDMNCTAAIESQAHTTEEIIQEILQSKISERGATRIDDKFSEAAMEDRKKAGYF; this comes from the coding sequence ATGAGCAAGGTTAAATATGATTTCGATTATCTGGATTATCTCGAATCAGAGGCTATCCATATCCTGCGTGAAGTGGCCGGGCAATTTGAGCGGCCAGCCCTCTTGTTTTCCGGCGGTAAAGATTCCATTACCCTTGTACATTTAGCATTAAAAGCTTTCCGTCCCGGCAAATTTCCCTTTCCCCTGGTGCATATCGACACGGGACATAATTTCCCGGAAGTATTGCAATTCCGCGATGCACTGGTGAATCGAATCGAGGAAAGATTGATTGTGCGAAAGGTAGAGGATACCATCCAACAAAAAAATCTGGAACCGCCTAAAGGCAAGCTCGCAAGTCGGAACTTCTTGCAGGCCTATACCCTGCTCGATACCATAGAAGAATTTGAATTCGATGCCTGCATAGGCGGTGCACGTCGCGATGAAGAAAAGGCACGTGCCAAGGAGCGCATTTTTTCCGTGCGCAATGAATTCGGTGAATGGGATCCCCGCTTGCAACGCCCCGAACTGTGGAATATTTACAATGGCAAAATCCACAAGGGCGAAAATGTACGTGTATTTCCCATCAGTAACTGGACGGAGCTCGATGTGTGGCACTACATCCTCCGGGAAAACATTCAATTACCGGCCATTTATTATGCCCATACCCGCAAATGCCTGGTATATGAAGGCCAGCTGGTGGCCGTTTCGCCGCATATCCAGATCGACCCGGATGATGTAATCGTGGAAAAATCCGTACGCTTCCGCACGGTAGGCGATATGAATTGCACGGCCGCTATTGAATCGCAGGCACATACTACCGAAGAAATCATCCAGGAAATTTTGCAATCGAAAATCAGTGAACGCGGAGCCACCAGAATTGATGATAAGTTCTCAGAAGCCGCCATGGAAGACCGCAAAAAAGCGGGTTATTTTTAA
- a CDS encoding GTP-binding protein, which translates to MDLLRFTTSGSVDDGKSTLIGRLLYDSESIFIDQLQALQRASRHRGNEQLDLALITDGLRAEREQGITIDVAYKYFSTPKRKFIIADTPGHIQYTRNMITGASTANLAIILVDARQGVVEQTLRHTIIATMLQIPHLVLCINKMDLVGYSEDRFYEIVHLYQDAIRKLQVKDVYYIPISALHGDNVVYKSDRMPWYTGKPLLTYLEEVPVTHDINQAIARFPVQYVIRPQDEAYHDYRGYAGKIISGGFHQGQAVTVWPSGLHSTIERIEYAQQPLSHAHAPQSVVMLLKDELDISRGDMITPADQPPVLTQDFTATICWMDNAPLKTGDKLLLQHGPAVVRCIIKHIEYKIDINTFSHQDAGGSLQLNDVARVRIRTAKPVAVDPYTVNRANGSAILIHETSFNTVGACMIEA; encoded by the coding sequence ATGGATTTACTGCGATTTACGACATCGGGAAGTGTGGATGACGGCAAAAGCACGCTGATCGGGCGTTTGCTATACGATAGCGAATCTATTTTTATCGATCAATTGCAGGCATTGCAACGGGCATCGAGGCATCGTGGCAATGAACAGCTCGACCTGGCATTGATCACCGATGGCCTTCGTGCCGAACGCGAACAGGGTATTACCATCGACGTAGCTTATAAATATTTTTCCACACCGAAACGCAAATTCATCATTGCCGATACACCCGGCCATATCCAGTATACCCGCAATATGATCACGGGTGCTTCTACGGCCAATCTGGCCATCATCCTGGTGGACGCCCGACAGGGTGTGGTAGAGCAAACCCTGCGTCATACCATCATTGCCACCATGTTGCAAATCCCGCATCTGGTGCTGTGCATCAATAAAATGGATCTGGTGGGCTATTCGGAAGATCGTTTTTATGAAATCGTACATCTCTATCAGGATGCCATTCGCAAATTGCAGGTGAAAGATGTGTACTACATCCCCATCAGTGCCCTGCATGGCGATAATGTAGTGTACAAGTCAGACCGCATGCCCTGGTACACGGGCAAACCGTTGTTAACCTATCTGGAAGAAGTACCCGTTACACATGATATCAATCAAGCTATCGCCCGTTTTCCGGTGCAATACGTTATTCGCCCGCAGGATGAAGCTTATCATGATTATCGGGGATATGCTGGAAAGATTATCAGTGGTGGATTTCATCAAGGACAGGCGGTGACAGTATGGCCATCGGGATTGCACAGTACCATTGAACGAATCGAATATGCACAACAACCGCTTTCCCATGCGCATGCTCCACAATCGGTGGTGATGCTGCTTAAAGATGAACTGGACATCAGTCGGGGTGATATGATCACGCCGGCAGATCAACCTCCTGTACTTACGCAAGACTTCACAGCCACTATTTGCTGGATGGATAATGCGCCATTGAAAACAGGCGATAAACTGTTGCTACAACACGGTCCGGCGGTGGTGCGATGCATTATCAAGCATATTGAATACAAAATTGATATCAATACCTTTTCTCATCAGGATGCAGGTGGTAGCTTACAACTCAACGATGTGGCCCGGGTGCGGATTCGTACGGCCAAACCCGTAGCTGTTGACCCTTATACCGTAAACCGCGCCAATGGATCGGCCATCCTCATTCATGAAACCAGCTTCAATACCGTAGGCGCTTGCATGATTGAGGCCTGA
- the priA gene encoding primosomal protein N' produces MFADVILPLALPKLYTYQIPEGMELQPGMRVVVQFGKRRKYAAIIKRIHDQPPTAYTVKPILSRLDDYPVVWPHQLQFWEWVAQYYACTEGEVMNIAMPAHLKLSSETLILLDAAFANDASLASLAAQLTDEAYLVVEALAVKQELTLAEVQQLLGDSSITSAQAVVKSLIDQHICMAYESIRESYRPKLETYILLSPAYAEEQALHQLFDQLEKAPRQLQLLMKFYELRQKQRWVRKKDLLEQTGSSHAQLKALVDKGIFQEVKQTIDRIVFTYDGALQQLHLSQSQQECVQKIREWMREKLVVLLHGVTSSGKTLIYVSLIREAIARGEQVLYLLPEIALTAQMIRRLQQYLGNQVGVYHSRLSHNERVEMWNKVREGSLQVIVGSRSALWLPFCKLSLIIVDEEHDASFKQQDPAPRYHARDAAIYYAHLLNARVILGSATPAVETYYQAMQGKYGYVMLKERYGQMALPDMMLADMRTIAPHQRSERHITPLLEDAIRRTLQQQKQVILFQNRRGYAPSQICQICGWVPHCTQCDVALTYHKSVHQLVCHYCGRTYPPVAQCQACGSHAMIHKSFGTERIEDELHILFPEASIARMDLDTMRRKDSYHQLITRFEQRGIDILVGTQMVVKGLDFDSVGLVGILLADSLLNYPDFRVNERAFQLMEQVSGRAGRKGEKGLVVIQAYQLRHPVLSTGDGT; encoded by the coding sequence ATGTTTGCCGATGTGATCTTACCACTCGCCCTGCCTAAACTTTATACTTATCAGATTCCCGAAGGTATGGAGCTGCAACCGGGCATGCGCGTGGTGGTGCAATTCGGTAAACGCCGCAAATATGCTGCAATCATCAAACGCATTCACGATCAACCACCCACAGCTTATACCGTAAAGCCTATTCTATCCAGACTGGACGACTATCCTGTAGTGTGGCCGCATCAACTCCAGTTCTGGGAATGGGTGGCTCAATATTATGCCTGTACAGAAGGCGAAGTGATGAACATAGCCATGCCGGCGCATTTGAAACTCAGCAGTGAAACCCTTATTCTTCTCGATGCTGCATTCGCAAATGATGCGTCGCTTGCATCGCTCGCCGCACAGCTGACAGACGAAGCCTATCTTGTTGTGGAAGCACTCGCGGTGAAACAGGAATTAACGCTTGCAGAAGTACAGCAATTGCTTGGCGACAGCTCCATCACCTCGGCTCAAGCAGTGGTGAAGTCGTTGATTGATCAACACATCTGTATGGCATACGAATCTATTCGTGAATCCTATCGTCCTAAACTGGAAACCTATATCCTTTTGTCGCCCGCTTATGCCGAGGAACAGGCTTTGCATCAATTGTTCGACCAGCTTGAAAAAGCTCCCAGGCAGTTGCAATTGTTGATGAAATTTTACGAACTCAGGCAAAAGCAAAGATGGGTTCGGAAAAAAGATTTACTGGAACAAACGGGAAGCAGCCATGCACAATTAAAAGCATTGGTGGATAAAGGCATTTTTCAGGAAGTCAAGCAAACGATCGACAGAATCGTATTCACTTATGACGGTGCCCTGCAGCAACTTCACCTCAGTCAATCGCAACAGGAATGCGTGCAAAAGATTCGCGAATGGATGCGCGAGAAACTTGTGGTGTTGCTGCATGGTGTTACGTCGAGTGGTAAAACGCTGATTTATGTATCGTTGATACGGGAAGCGATAGCCAGAGGAGAACAGGTGCTGTACTTACTCCCCGAGATTGCATTAACCGCACAAATGATTCGTCGTTTGCAACAATATCTTGGCAATCAGGTGGGCGTATATCATTCCAGGTTAAGTCATAATGAACGGGTGGAGATGTGGAATAAAGTGCGGGAAGGAAGTCTGCAGGTAATCGTGGGTTCGCGTTCAGCTTTATGGTTGCCTTTTTGCAAATTATCCTTGATTATTGTGGATGAAGAACATGATGCCTCATTCAAACAGCAGGATCCTGCTCCTCGTTATCATGCAAGGGATGCAGCTATTTATTATGCTCATCTGCTCAATGCCCGTGTAATTCTTGGATCTGCCACGCCCGCCGTAGAAACTTATTATCAGGCTATGCAGGGCAAATATGGATATGTGATGTTAAAAGAAAGATACGGGCAAATGGCTTTGCCGGATATGATGCTGGCCGATATGCGCACCATAGCTCCGCATCAGCGCAGTGAACGACACATCACCCCGCTTCTTGAAGATGCTATCCGACGCACCCTGCAGCAACAAAAACAGGTGATTTTATTTCAAAATCGAAGAGGATATGCTCCATCGCAAATTTGTCAGATATGCGGCTGGGTGCCTCATTGCACACAATGCGATGTGGCATTAACCTATCATAAATCGGTGCATCAGCTGGTTTGTCATTATTGCGGAAGAACATATCCTCCTGTTGCGCAATGCCAGGCTTGCGGCAGCCATGCGATGATTCATAAAAGCTTTGGAACCGAACGAATAGAAGACGAATTGCACATCCTTTTTCCTGAAGCCAGCATCGCGCGGATGGATCTGGATACCATGCGCAGGAAAGACAGCTATCATCAGTTGATTACCCGTTTTGAGCAACGCGGTATTGATATTCTGGTGGGTACGCAAATGGTAGTAAAAGGATTGGATTTTGATTCGGTGGGGTTGGTCGGCATCTTGCTGGCAGATAGCTTGTTGAATTATCCAGATTTTCGGGTCAATGAACGGGCCTTTCAGCTCATGGAACAGGTGAGCGGTCGTGCGGGACGCAAAGGTGAAAAAGGGCTTGTTGTCATACAGGCATATCAGCTTCGTCATCCCGTGCTTAGCACAGGTGATGGCACATGA